The following coding sequences lie in one Prionailurus viverrinus isolate Anna chromosome X, UM_Priviv_1.0, whole genome shotgun sequence genomic window:
- the GPR34 gene encoding probable G-protein coupled receptor 34 isoform X2 produces MRSHAVTMPTTSAYSWPWSSQGVNFTANHSISTPHTMSGTADTDCVMDEKLLSSVLTVSFSVIFIVGLVGNIIALYVFLGIHRKRNSIQIYLLNVAIADLLLIFCLPFRIMYHINQNKWTLNMILCRAVGTLFYMNMYISIILLGFISLDRYIKINRSIQQRKAVTTKQSIYVCCIVWTVALAGFLAMIILAPKKEGHDSNNSTMCFHYRERTNAKGEAIFNLILVVMFWLIFLLIILSYIKIGKNLLRISKRRSKFPNSAKQATLLLEGNRSQNQRDHAGLLVFQ; encoded by the exons ATGAGAAGTCACGCCGTAACAATGCCAACCACTTCGGCCTACAGCTGGCCTTGGTCCTCTCAGGGAGTGAACTTTACAGCTAATCACAGCATCTCAACGCCACACACCATGTCAGGAACAGCAGATACTGACTGTGTCATGGATGAGAAACTGCTCTCTAGCGTGTTAACAGTATCCTTCTCTGTTATTTTCATCGTGGGACTGGTTGGAAACATAATCGCCCTCTATGTATTTCTGGGTATCCACCGCAAGAGAAACTCCATTCAGATTTACCTACTGAATGTAGCCATTGCAGATCTCTTACTGATCTTCTGCCTGCCTTTCCGCATAATGTATCACATTAACCAGAACAAGTGGACACTCAATATGATCCTTTGCAGGGCTGTGGGAACACTATTTTATATGAACATGTACATTAGCATTATTTTGCTTGGATTCATCAGTTTGGATCGCTATATAAAAATCAATCGGTCTATACAACAACGGAAGGCAGTAACAACCAAACAAAGTATTTATGTTTGCTGTATAGTATGGACAGTTGCTCTTGCTGGATTTCTAGCTATGATTATATTAGCCCCTAAGAAAGAAGGCCATGATTCCAATAATTCCACAATGTGCTTCCATTATAGAGAGAGGACGAATGCCAAGGGAGAAGCAATTTTTAACCTCATTCTTGTGGTAATGTTCTGGCTAATTTTCTTACTAATAATCCTTTCATATATTAAGATCGGCAAGAATCTACTGAGGATTTCTAAAAGGAGGTCCAAATTTCCCAACTCTG CTAAACAAGCCACCTTGCTATTGGAAGGAAATCGTTCACAAAACCAACGAGATCATGCTGGTCTTCTCGTCTTTCAATAG
- the GPR34 gene encoding probable G-protein coupled receptor 34 isoform X1 — protein MRSHAVTMPTTSAYSWPWSSQGVNFTANHSISTPHTMSGTADTDCVMDEKLLSSVLTVSFSVIFIVGLVGNIIALYVFLGIHRKRNSIQIYLLNVAIADLLLIFCLPFRIMYHINQNKWTLNMILCRAVGTLFYMNMYISIILLGFISLDRYIKINRSIQQRKAVTTKQSIYVCCIVWTVALAGFLAMIILAPKKEGHDSNNSTMCFHYRERTNAKGEAIFNLILVVMFWLIFLLIILSYIKIGKNLLRISKRRSKFPNSGKYATTARNSFIVLIIFTICFVPYHAFRFVYIFSQLNKPPCYWKEIVHKTNEIMLVFSSFNSCLDPVMYFLMSSNIRKIMCQLLSRHFQGEASRSESTSEFKPGYSLHDTSAAAKIQSPS, from the coding sequence ATGAGAAGTCACGCCGTAACAATGCCAACCACTTCGGCCTACAGCTGGCCTTGGTCCTCTCAGGGAGTGAACTTTACAGCTAATCACAGCATCTCAACGCCACACACCATGTCAGGAACAGCAGATACTGACTGTGTCATGGATGAGAAACTGCTCTCTAGCGTGTTAACAGTATCCTTCTCTGTTATTTTCATCGTGGGACTGGTTGGAAACATAATCGCCCTCTATGTATTTCTGGGTATCCACCGCAAGAGAAACTCCATTCAGATTTACCTACTGAATGTAGCCATTGCAGATCTCTTACTGATCTTCTGCCTGCCTTTCCGCATAATGTATCACATTAACCAGAACAAGTGGACACTCAATATGATCCTTTGCAGGGCTGTGGGAACACTATTTTATATGAACATGTACATTAGCATTATTTTGCTTGGATTCATCAGTTTGGATCGCTATATAAAAATCAATCGGTCTATACAACAACGGAAGGCAGTAACAACCAAACAAAGTATTTATGTTTGCTGTATAGTATGGACAGTTGCTCTTGCTGGATTTCTAGCTATGATTATATTAGCCCCTAAGAAAGAAGGCCATGATTCCAATAATTCCACAATGTGCTTCCATTATAGAGAGAGGACGAATGCCAAGGGAGAAGCAATTTTTAACCTCATTCTTGTGGTAATGTTCTGGCTAATTTTCTTACTAATAATCCTTTCATATATTAAGATCGGCAAGAATCTACTGAGGATTTCTAAAAGGAGGTCCAAATTTCCCAACTCTGGTAAATATGCCACCACAGCTCGGAATTCCTTTATTGTACTCATCATTTTTACTATATGTTTTGTTCCGTATCATGCCTTCCGATTTGTCTATATTTTTTCACAGCTAAACAAGCCACCTTGCTATTGGAAGGAAATCGTTCACAAAACCAACGAGATCATGCTGGTCTTCTCGTCTTTCAATAGTTGCTTAGACCCAGTCATGTATTTCCTCATGTCCAGTAACATCCGCAAAATAATGTGCCAGCTTCTTTCTAGACACTTTCAAGGGGAAGCGAGCAGAAGTGAAAGCACGTCAGAATTTAAACCAGGGTACTCCCTGCATGATACATCTGCTGCAGCTAAAATTCAGTCTCCTTCTTAA